A genomic window from Aquila chrysaetos chrysaetos chromosome 9, bAquChr1.4, whole genome shotgun sequence includes:
- the C9H12orf76 gene encoding uncharacterized protein C12orf76 homolog — translation MVLAAVRGWALAALALLAPGPAERSRPYAVLQKQNLVLLGSILSALLLTIILMAVCVYKPVRRR, via the exons ATGGTGCTGGCGGCGGTGCGGGGCTGGGCGCTGGCGGCGCTGGCCCTGCTAGCCCCGGGCCCGGCGGAGCGCAGCCGGCCGTACGCcgtgctgcagaagcagaaccTGG TGCTGCTGGGCAGCATCCTCAGCGCCCTGCTGCTCACCATCATCCTCATGGCCGTCTGCGTCTACAAGCCGGTCCGGCGGCGGTAA